Part of the Sphingomonadaceae bacterium OTU29LAMAA1 genome, CATTTGGCGATCCGTTCGGAATATTCGAACGCCTGACGGTTTTTGACTGCCGACGTCATGGTCGGATTGGAAACGCTGGTCTGGATATCCGGCCTGTCGCGATACCCTTCGACGAGGATGTCGTCCGGCTCCGAATCGGCGCCCCGGTTCGGGACGGTGCTGGGGGGCGCCGCCGTTTGTGGCGACCGGCCATCCTGCGCCTGCAATGGCGATGTGATCGCAAGCGTTGCAGCAATCGTCGCCGGGATGACGCTATTCGTCGCGAACCAGACGTTCATACAGATCAGGCCTCCGATCACGGAAGAATCCGAAGGCAGCACGATGGCGTTGAATTCGCTCCAGATCAAGCGTCGCAACGATCACGCCTTCCTCCTCCCGGTCGAGTTCGGCAATGATGTCGCCGCGTTCGTCCGTGATGAAGCTGGTGCCGTAGAAGGTCTGGCCATGTTCGACGCCAATGCGGTTGGCGGCAATGACGGGGACGACGTTGGATACCGCATGGCCGACCATCGCACGCCGCCACAGGCGAGCGGTGTCGAGCGACGTATCGTGCGGTTCGCTGCCGATCGCGGTCGGGTAGAACAGCAGTTCGGCACCCATCAGCATCATCGCCCGCGCCGTTTCAGGATACCATTGGTCCCAGCAGACGCCGACGCCGAGCTTCCAGCCCGGCGCGGTCGGCGGCGCGGGCCAGACCTTGAAACCGGTGTTGCCGGGGCGGAAGTAGAATTTCTCCTCGTACCCGGGGCCGTCGGGAATGTGGCTCTTGCGGTAGACGCCCTGAACTTCCCCATCGGGACCGATCATCGCGAGGCTGTTGTAATAATGCGGGCCGTCGGCTTCGAAGAAGCTGGTCGGGATGGTGACCTTCAGCGCCTCAGCCAAGGCCTGCATCGCCAGCACCGCCTTGTGTTCGCCGACCGGAGCGGCGTTGGCGAACAGCCCTTCGTCCTCGACCCGGCAGAAGTACTCGCCCTCGAACAATTCGGGGGGCAGGATGACCTGAGCCCCCTGCCCCGCCGCCTCTCGCACCAGCCGCGAGACGTTGGTGATGTTGGCGTCGATGTCGTTCGAGAAGCCGAGTTGCAGGGCGGCGACGGTGATCTGGGTCATGGCGTGCATGTAGTGACGGCGGGGCGGGTCGTCACCCCTGCCGTGTGCTCCTGCGGAGGCAGGTGCACGGGGGCTAGACCTGCGCCGGGATCTGCTGGCTGATGCAGTGGAAGCTGCCGCCGCCGGTCAGGATGTGGTCGGCGCGCAGGCCCACTGTTTCGCGATCGGGGAACAGCGCCTGGATCGCCGCCACGGCCGCATCGTCGTTCTCGGTGCCGTAGACGGGCACGACCACCGCGGCGTTGCCGATGTAGAAGTTCATGTAGCTTGCCGGCACGACCTCTTCATCGCGCAGGACGCGGCCGGGGGATGGGATCGGCACGACGTCCAGCCCCGCCGCCTGTGCATCGCGGACGGCGTGCTGGTAGACCTGCCAGTTCGGGTCGTTCTCCGCGGCTTGCGGGATCGCCAATCGGCCCGGGGCGACGAAGCGGGCGAGGTTGTCGACATGGCCGTCGGTATGGTCGTTGAGCAGGCCGTCGCCCAGCCACACCACCTTGGTGAAACCGAGGTCCTCATGCAGCCGCGCCTCGATCTGCGCCTTGCCCAGCGTCGGGTTGCGGTTGGGGTTGAGCAGGCATTGTTCGGTCGTGACGACGACACCAGTGCCGTCACCGTCGATCGCGCCGCCCTCGAGCACCCAGTTGCAATAGCCGACCGGCTTGCCGCGCTGCTTGGCCAGTCGCA contains:
- the aguB gene encoding N-carbamoylputrescine amidase yields the protein MTQITVAALQLGFSNDIDANITNVSRLVREAAGQGAQVILPPELFEGEYFCRVEDEGLFANAAPVGEHKAVLAMQALAEALKVTIPTSFFEADGPHYYNSLAMIGPDGEVQGVYRKSHIPDGPGYEEKFYFRPGNTGFKVWPAPPTAPGWKLGVGVCWDQWYPETARAMMLMGAELLFYPTAIGSEPHDTSLDTARLWRRAMVGHAVSNVVPVIAANRIGVEHGQTFYGTSFITDERGDIIAELDREEEGVIVATLDLERIQRHRAAFGFFRDRRPDLYERLVRDE
- a CDS encoding agmatine deiminase family protein, coding for MTVAPPPAEWAPHKAVWIGFPSHPELWQDDLDPARDEVVAFASAVHADGRGETVILVCADAEAGSAATVMAPFAEIVVEPFGDIWLRDTGPIVLGTGEARDFAFNGWGGKYDLPGDDTIGLRLAKQRGKPVGYCNWVLEGGAIDGDGTGVVVTTEQCLLNPNRNPTLGKAQIEARLHEDLGFTKVVWLGDGLLNDHTDGHVDNLARFVAPGRLAIPQAAENDPNWQVYQHAVRDAQAAGLDVVPIPSPGRVLRDEEVVPASYMNFYIGNAAVVVPVYGTENDDAAVAAIQALFPDRETVGLRADHILTGGGSFHCISQQIPAQV